In Numidum massiliense, a single genomic region encodes these proteins:
- a CDS encoding GNAT family N-acetyltransferase: protein MFYYPLTEGAELRLLEERHAKALFALTDANRASLREWLPWIDQTLDAIDTLQFIRAGLKQFANNDGFHCGIWFRGEIAGVVSYHFWDWRNRRTSIGYWLGADFRGRGLMTAAVRALTDYALGELQLNRVEIRCATGNERSCKVPLRLGFTHEGVLKETEWLYDRFVDHHVYAMLREAWRNREISS, encoded by the coding sequence ATGTTTTACTATCCACTTACTGAAGGGGCAGAGCTGCGCCTGTTAGAAGAGCGACACGCTAAGGCGTTATTTGCGCTTACGGACGCCAACAGAGCGTCGCTGCGCGAATGGTTGCCATGGATAGACCAAACGCTCGACGCCATCGACACGCTGCAATTTATTCGCGCGGGATTAAAGCAGTTCGCGAATAACGATGGGTTTCACTGCGGTATTTGGTTTCGCGGGGAGATCGCAGGGGTCGTCAGTTATCATTTTTGGGATTGGCGCAACCGCCGCACAAGTATCGGGTACTGGTTAGGAGCCGATTTTCGCGGGCGCGGACTAATGACGGCGGCGGTGCGGGCGCTGACGGATTACGCGCTTGGTGAGCTGCAACTGAATCGAGTCGAAATTCGCTGTGCGACAGGTAACGAACGCAGCTGCAAAGTCCCGCTAAGACTAGGGTTTACCCACGAAGGGGTACTCAAAGAAACAGAGTGGCTGTACGACCGCTTTGTCGACCACCACGTGTACGCGATGTTGCGCGAAGCGTGGCGCAATCGGGAGATAAGCAGTTGA
- a CDS encoding BglG family transcription antiterminator: MAITQRRIQLKELLLNQVQPITALQLASRLGVNERVVRYDLDCLEDEFMREGYRLVKKPSVGIWLETVAPHRENVCLFNGEYVFSPEERKKILVLLLLIKDEAITIKQLAEKLSISPSALFEDMRSLDTDIARYGLRLCSKRGLGYWIEGEELKRRRAAADIWSQLAHAAGALLQLLQPGHYGQYHMIYDEFDARFIQSIASISMLMAEIGQKQGFHLYDSALNNVLIHIAIMLKRHRDGHMLTVTPDELKPIKNHALYRALGQLKDYLEATFAVELTEAEMTVLTIHVLGAKFSRESGPYSIGKGEDWQYAVQIATEFIRYIEVWLGTDLDDEELLSALVLHLKSAIYRIQYDMILRNPLLAQVRQRYAHIYNMTKKASEYVEHLIKKRIPEEEVGFLAMHIGAALERKKQQQALPKKVAIVCGSGIGTAQLLVETLKTNIPGLNISGVYTSSQVHIIQKEQVDLIITTIPLSGMNIPTLKVSPILTPDELKAIEKQVNSMEIVTETAEMFKRRGELPVLQDVLDTSTIRLDQHAEDWKEAITIAGNLLVETDAVEPRYIQGMIRNVENLGPYIVITPGVAMPHARPEEGVKRVCLSMVRLDKPVNFGNPTNDPVKLVFALGGVDHESHLQVLSQLVTLLDNPEALQVLQEATDLEEILRVIAKYSQK; this comes from the coding sequence ATGGCCATCACCCAGCGAAGAATTCAGCTGAAGGAACTATTGCTTAACCAAGTGCAACCGATCACTGCCTTGCAATTGGCGTCCCGATTAGGTGTTAACGAACGAGTCGTCCGCTACGACCTCGATTGCCTCGAAGACGAGTTCATGAGGGAAGGCTATCGACTCGTGAAAAAACCGAGTGTGGGGATTTGGCTGGAAACCGTAGCACCCCACAGAGAGAACGTCTGTCTTTTCAACGGTGAATACGTGTTCTCACCGGAAGAGCGAAAAAAAATCCTCGTCTTGTTGCTATTGATTAAAGATGAAGCAATCACCATTAAACAGTTAGCAGAAAAACTAAGTATCAGTCCGTCAGCGCTGTTCGAAGATATGCGTTCCTTGGATACAGACATTGCGCGCTACGGCTTGCGGTTGTGTTCGAAGCGCGGTTTAGGGTACTGGATCGAAGGCGAGGAGCTGAAGCGGCGCCGCGCAGCGGCTGACATCTGGTCACAGCTAGCTCACGCCGCCGGGGCTTTACTGCAGTTGTTACAGCCGGGTCATTACGGACAGTACCATATGATTTACGATGAGTTTGACGCGCGTTTTATACAGAGTATTGCGTCTATATCTATGCTTATGGCGGAAATTGGCCAAAAACAAGGCTTCCATTTGTACGACAGTGCGCTCAATAATGTGCTCATCCACATTGCCATCATGCTCAAACGGCACCGCGACGGGCACATGTTGACCGTGACGCCTGACGAATTGAAGCCGATTAAAAATCATGCGCTGTATCGCGCGCTCGGGCAACTGAAGGACTATTTAGAGGCGACGTTTGCTGTCGAGCTAACGGAGGCGGAAATGACGGTGCTGACGATTCACGTCCTCGGGGCTAAGTTTAGCCGCGAATCTGGCCCGTACAGCATCGGCAAAGGTGAAGATTGGCAATACGCAGTACAGATTGCCACCGAGTTCATTCGCTATATCGAAGTTTGGCTCGGCACCGATCTCGACGACGAAGAACTACTGTCGGCACTCGTGCTCCATTTGAAGTCGGCGATTTATCGCATTCAGTACGACATGATTTTGCGTAATCCGCTGCTAGCTCAAGTGAGACAACGGTACGCACACATTTACAACATGACGAAAAAAGCGAGTGAGTACGTCGAGCACCTAATTAAAAAACGCATCCCGGAAGAAGAAGTTGGCTTTTTGGCGATGCATATCGGAGCGGCATTAGAGCGAAAGAAACAGCAACAAGCGCTGCCGAAAAAAGTGGCGATCGTTTGCGGCAGCGGCATCGGTACAGCGCAATTGTTAGTAGAAACGTTAAAAACGAATATTCCCGGCCTGAACATTTCCGGTGTATATACGTCGTCGCAAGTACACATTATACAAAAAGAGCAGGTAGATTTAATCATTACGACGATTCCATTATCCGGAATGAATATTCCGACGTTGAAAGTATCGCCAATTTTAACGCCGGATGAGCTCAAAGCGATTGAAAAGCAAGTGAACAGTATGGAGATCGTGACCGAGACGGCCGAAATGTTTAAGCGGAGAGGAGAACTGCCCGTGTTACAAGATGTGCTCGATACATCGACGATCCGCTTGGATCAACACGCTGAAGATTGGAAAGAAGCGATTACGATCGCGGGCAATCTGTTAGTGGAAACGGATGCCGTGGAGCCGCGGTACATCCAAGGAATGATACGCAATGTAGAAAACTTAGGCCCCTATATCGTCATTACACCCGGGGTAGCCATGCCACACGCTCGCCCGGAAGAAGGGGTCAAGCGCGTCTGCTTAAGCATGGTAAGGCTAGACAAGCCTGTGAATTTCGGTAACCCGACGAATGATCCGGTTAAATTAGTGTTTGCTTTGGGAGGGGTGGACCACGAATCCCACCTCCAAGTGTTGTCACAGCTCGTCACACTGTTAGATAATCCCGAGGCATTACAAGTGCTGCAGGAAGCGACAGACCTTGAAGAAATTTTGCGGGTTATCGCTAAGTATTCACAAAAATAA
- a CDS encoding PTS sugar transporter subunit IIB, producing MLKVLTVCGAGVGSSMMLKVFTEKILKEEGVEGTVNAVDIGSVSGGQDADVIITTPELAQLLQNVQAKVIALPNLMDRETLKKELLQIIHAE from the coding sequence ATGTTGAAAGTGTTAACGGTTTGCGGTGCAGGGGTCGGGAGCAGTATGATGCTCAAAGTATTTACAGAGAAGATTTTAAAAGAGGAAGGTGTTGAAGGTACCGTCAACGCCGTTGATATCGGATCAGTTAGCGGCGGGCAAGATGCCGACGTGATCATCACGACACCGGAACTCGCACAATTGCTGCAAAACGTGCAGGCGAAAGTGATCGCACTACCTAACTTGATGGACCGAGAAACGCTGAAAAAAGAGCTCTTACAAATAATCCACGCAGAGTAG
- a CDS encoding glucose-6-phosphate isomerase — protein MTDSLRFNYKTAAPFVAEHEMTNLEPAIRLAHEQLHDKRGAGADFLGWVDLPTQYDREEFARIKEAAAQIQQHSDVLVVIGIGGSYLGARAAIQMLNHSFYNELPREKRGTPQVLFAGHNISSTYLTHLLEVLEGKDVSLNIISKSGTTTEPAIAFRILRKYMEDKYGVEEARRRIFATTDRAKGALKQLADEEGYATFTIPDDVGGRYSVLTAVGLLPIAVAGIDIDAIMAGAAAAAERYRTPTIVDNDCYAYAAVRNALYRKGKTTELFVHYEPALHYFSEWWKQLYGESEGKDGKGIFPAAVEFSTDLHSMGQYIQEGMRHLFETVLVVNDVPASRTIETDEDDLDKLNYLAGQTVEFVNRKAFEGTLLAHTDGGVPNLVLEVSAITPHVFGQLVYFFEKACAISGYLLGVNPFDQPGVEAYKKNMFALLGKPGFEREKAELEKRLQK, from the coding sequence GTGACCGATTCGCTACGCTTTAATTACAAAACAGCGGCACCATTTGTTGCCGAACACGAGATGACGAACCTTGAACCGGCGATTCGCTTAGCCCACGAGCAGTTACATGACAAGCGGGGGGCAGGTGCCGACTTCCTCGGCTGGGTTGACTTGCCGACGCAATACGACCGCGAAGAATTCGCCCGCATTAAAGAGGCAGCGGCGCAAATTCAGCAGCATTCCGACGTCCTTGTCGTCATCGGGATCGGCGGCTCTTACCTCGGGGCGCGCGCCGCCATTCAAATGTTGAACCATTCTTTTTACAATGAGTTGCCGCGGGAAAAGCGGGGTACGCCGCAAGTGTTATTTGCCGGGCACAACATTAGCTCCACCTATTTGACGCACTTGCTTGAAGTGCTAGAAGGAAAAGATGTCTCGCTTAACATTATTTCCAAATCGGGGACGACGACTGAGCCGGCGATCGCCTTCCGCATTTTGCGTAAATATATGGAAGACAAATACGGCGTCGAAGAAGCGCGGCGGCGCATTTTTGCCACGACGGATCGAGCAAAAGGGGCACTGAAGCAGTTAGCTGACGAAGAAGGATATGCGACGTTTACGATTCCCGACGACGTCGGTGGACGCTATTCCGTCCTCACTGCGGTCGGGCTGTTGCCGATTGCCGTTGCCGGCATTGATATCGATGCGATTATGGCCGGTGCCGCGGCGGCAGCAGAGCGCTACCGGACGCCGACGATCGTGGACAACGATTGTTACGCGTATGCGGCGGTGCGTAACGCGTTATACCGCAAAGGGAAGACGACAGAATTGTTCGTCCACTACGAACCGGCGCTGCACTACTTTTCCGAATGGTGGAAGCAGCTGTACGGCGAGAGCGAAGGGAAAGACGGCAAAGGAATCTTTCCGGCGGCTGTCGAGTTTTCCACCGATTTGCACTCGATGGGACAGTACATACAAGAGGGGATGCGCCACTTGTTTGAGACAGTTCTCGTCGTGAACGACGTCCCTGCATCGCGCACCATTGAAACGGACGAAGACGACTTGGACAAGTTAAACTATTTAGCCGGGCAAACGGTCGAATTCGTCAACCGCAAAGCGTTTGAAGGGACGCTACTCGCCCATACGGACGGCGGCGTGCCGAACCTCGTCCTCGAAGTGTCGGCCATTACGCCGCACGTGTTTGGACAGCTCGTCTACTTCTTTGAAAAAGCGTGTGCGATTAGCGGTTATCTCCTCGGCGTCAACCCGTTTGATCAGCCGGGAGTCGAAGCGTACAAAAAGAACATGTTCGCCCTTCTCGGTAAACCGGGCTTTGAGCGAGAAAAAGCGGAGTTGGAAAAGCGTCTGCAAAAATAG
- a CDS encoding VOC family protein, producing MEKGTLVLDHVVHFINPTRSTELLAELAQNGFHAVAGGQHVNWGTYNVLSYFDLSYIEWLAVERIEIAGRVIDNPLVGQLLHDLPRGEGLGQLAIRTGDIERLAAHIERTGTRVTLTDGSRTRADGKTLAWRMLFVDGPFEALPLPFFIQWGQSDEERRTDLQMNGTIAPHSAGNLRLKEVFYAAHDPGQTAAHWQRLFGLPSGGEAFNAELGAHCHRLRLGDVDIVFCRPERLQRPHHSERAQQSDHVLHQDRAHHMDRRSQSNRSSRSGHLDRSEAGDIVGQTLLERGERPFTLTLTGAKRRAEVQFRGSVYHLEP from the coding sequence ATGGAAAAGGGGACGCTCGTCCTCGATCACGTGGTACATTTTATTAATCCCACAAGATCGACAGAACTGTTAGCGGAACTCGCGCAAAACGGGTTTCACGCGGTTGCGGGGGGCCAACACGTTAACTGGGGCACTTACAATGTACTCAGCTACTTTGATTTATCGTATATCGAATGGTTAGCAGTCGAGCGTATAGAGATCGCTGGGCGCGTCATAGACAACCCGCTCGTCGGGCAACTGTTGCACGATTTGCCGCGCGGGGAAGGCTTGGGACAACTCGCGATCCGCACGGGCGATATCGAAAGGTTAGCCGCTCACATAGAACGTACCGGGACCCGCGTGACACTCACTGACGGCAGCCGCACCCGTGCTGACGGAAAAACACTCGCTTGGCGCATGCTGTTCGTCGACGGTCCGTTTGAGGCGCTCCCGCTGCCTTTCTTTATCCAATGGGGACAGAGTGATGAGGAACGGCGGACTGATTTACAAATGAATGGCACCATTGCCCCACATAGCGCTGGAAACTTGCGTTTAAAAGAAGTGTTTTACGCTGCACACGATCCGGGGCAGACGGCTGCTCACTGGCAACGACTCTTCGGACTTCCTAGCGGTGGCGAAGCGTTTAATGCCGAGCTCGGTGCGCACTGCCATCGCCTGCGGCTAGGTGATGTCGACATCGTGTTTTGTCGGCCGGAACGCTTACAGCGCCCACATCATTCGGAACGAGCGCAGCAGTCGGATCACGTGCTTCATCAGGATCGCGCACATCACATGGATCGGCGGAGTCAGTCGAATCGATCAAGCCGTTCGGGACATTTAGACCGGTCAGAAGCGGGCGACATCGTCGGCCAAACGTTGCTCGAGCGGGGAGAGCGCCCGTTTACCCTGACGCTTACCGGTGCCAAGCGCCGCGCGGAGGTGCAGTTTCGCGGGAGTGTGTACCACCTAGAGCCGTAG
- a CDS encoding PTS ascorbate transporter subunit IIC yields the protein MYFSSNFLSEPSFLVGLVVLVGLLLQKKSFDQVVSGTVKSIVGFLLILTGAQSMGMTLLPLQPMLQHLFGMEAEIVSIDKAMGAGMAAYGASATLIFTLGFLINVLLARFTRFKYIHLSAHVSFFYAGLIAALLTVGTNLSTINIVWIGSLMLGIYLTLTPAMVAPLMKYVPGGEGFTIGHSSSVGCFISGHLGKVVGNKKRNLEDIKLPAKLNFLRETTIALSVIMVLFFLVVTLAAGKGFVEQNVSGGKDFIAFAILQGIQFGVWITVIITGVRMMLAEIIPAFHGISEKLVPNSTPGLDVPLLFPNHPTSVIVGFLSSLTAGLIGMVILGWIKYPVIVFPALIPTFFTGAVTAIFGNATGGRRGAVIGSFINGLILIFGQALLLPYVGEYEAVMRVLSETDYTFYGPIIGAILSWF from the coding sequence GTGTATTTTAGCAGTAATTTTCTGAGTGAACCGTCTTTTCTAGTAGGCCTTGTCGTCTTAGTCGGGTTATTGTTGCAAAAGAAGTCGTTTGACCAAGTTGTATCCGGGACGGTCAAAAGTATCGTCGGGTTTCTATTGATCTTAACTGGTGCGCAAAGTATGGGTATGACACTGTTGCCGTTACAACCGATGCTGCAACACTTGTTCGGCATGGAAGCGGAAATTGTGTCGATCGACAAAGCGATGGGCGCCGGCATGGCTGCGTACGGCGCATCGGCAACGTTAATTTTTACACTCGGTTTTTTGATCAACGTGCTTTTGGCGAGGTTTACTCGCTTTAAGTATATCCACTTATCGGCTCACGTGTCATTCTTTTACGCCGGTTTAATTGCCGCTTTACTGACGGTCGGTACGAACTTGAGTACAATTAATATCGTGTGGATCGGTTCGCTCATGTTAGGAATCTATTTGACGCTAACACCGGCGATGGTGGCGCCGCTCATGAAGTACGTTCCCGGCGGCGAAGGGTTTACGATCGGTCACTCTAGTTCCGTCGGCTGCTTTATTTCTGGTCATCTCGGAAAAGTCGTCGGCAACAAAAAACGTAATTTGGAAGACATTAAACTGCCGGCAAAACTGAACTTCTTGCGCGAAACGACGATTGCCCTCAGTGTCATTATGGTGTTGTTTTTCTTAGTCGTCACACTGGCGGCAGGCAAAGGGTTCGTCGAACAAAATGTGAGTGGCGGCAAAGACTTTATTGCCTTTGCCATCTTACAAGGGATTCAGTTCGGGGTGTGGATTACGGTTATTATAACCGGGGTGCGGATGATGTTGGCAGAAATCATCCCAGCTTTCCACGGCATTTCGGAAAAACTGGTGCCGAATTCGACGCCTGGTCTCGACGTGCCGCTGTTGTTCCCGAACCATCCGACGTCGGTTATTGTCGGCTTCTTGTCCAGTTTAACCGCAGGCTTGATCGGCATGGTCATCCTCGGTTGGATCAAATACCCGGTCATCGTCTTTCCGGCATTAATCCCGACGTTTTTCACTGGTGCGGTGACGGCCATTTTCGGTAACGCGACCGGGGGAAGGCGCGGAGCGGTCATCGGTTCCTTTATAAATGGGCTCATCTTGATCTTTGGACAAGCGTTGTTGCTACCTTACGTCGGTGAGTACGAGGCGGTCATGCGCGTGTTGAGTGAGACGGACTACACGTTTTACGGACCGATCATTGGGGCGATCTTGTCATGGTTTTAA
- the ispG gene encoding flavodoxin-dependent (E)-4-hydroxy-3-methylbut-2-enyl-diphosphate synthase: protein MFHRKDTRPVKVGDLTIGGTDQVIIQSMTTTKTEDVAATVKEIHRLEEAGCQIVRVACPNMRAAEAIADIKKQINIPLVADIHFDYRLALKAIEGGIDKIRINPGNIGKRERVEAVVKAAKERGIPIRIGVNAGSLEKRILEKYGYPTADGMVESALYHIGILEELDFHDIIVSLKASHVPLAIEAYEKAAEKFNYPLHLGITESGTLFAGTVKSAAGLGAILSRGIGSTIRISLSADPVEEVKVARELLKSFGLIANAATLVSCPTCGRIEIDLIKVANEVEAYIANLQVPLKVSVLGCAVNGPGEAREADIGIAGGRGEGLLFRHGEIIRKVPEATMVEELKKEIDKLAAEYMAKQQQKA from the coding sequence ATGTTTCATCGCAAAGATACTCGTCCAGTTAAAGTTGGCGATTTGACGATCGGCGGTACTGACCAAGTGATTATCCAAAGTATGACGACGACGAAAACGGAGGACGTCGCAGCTACGGTTAAAGAAATTCACCGCTTAGAAGAAGCCGGCTGTCAAATTGTGCGCGTCGCTTGCCCAAATATGCGGGCGGCTGAAGCGATTGCCGATATTAAGAAACAAATTAACATTCCGCTTGTGGCGGATATACATTTTGACTACCGCTTAGCGCTGAAGGCGATTGAAGGCGGGATAGATAAAATTCGCATCAACCCGGGCAATATCGGGAAGCGCGAACGGGTAGAGGCCGTCGTCAAAGCGGCGAAAGAGCGCGGCATCCCGATTCGCATCGGTGTCAACGCCGGATCACTGGAAAAACGTATTTTGGAAAAATACGGGTATCCGACGGCGGACGGCATGGTGGAGAGCGCGTTGTACCACATTGGGATTTTAGAGGAGCTGGACTTTCACGACATTATCGTCTCGCTTAAGGCGTCCCACGTGCCACTGGCGATCGAGGCGTATGAAAAGGCAGCAGAGAAGTTCAACTACCCGCTGCACCTCGGGATTACCGAATCGGGTACGCTGTTCGCCGGAACTGTGAAGAGCGCAGCCGGTTTGGGAGCGATTTTGTCGCGCGGGATCGGCTCGACGATTCGCATTTCCTTGAGCGCTGACCCGGTCGAAGAAGTAAAAGTTGCGCGCGAATTGCTGAAGAGCTTCGGACTCATCGCGAACGCGGCTACACTCGTGTCGTGTCCGACGTGTGGGCGAATCGAGATCGACCTCATTAAAGTCGCTAACGAGGTCGAAGCATACATCGCCAACTTACAAGTCCCGTTGAAAGTGTCCGTGTTGGGCTGTGCGGTGAACGGTCCGGGCGAAGCGCGCGAGGCGGACATCGGCATTGCCGGCGGTCGCGGCGAAGGGCTATTGTTCCGCCACGGGGAAATTATTCGCAAAGTACCGGAAGCGACGATGGTCGAAGAGTTGAAAAAAGAAATTGACAAACTCGCAGCAGAATACATGGCAAAGCAGCAGCAAAAGGCATAG
- a CDS encoding DUF819 family protein — protein METLIKPDDTWLLWAFLAVWAGVSIYLEQTFQWAAKVSGAIIALIGAMVLANLHVIPTDSPVYDAVWAYIVPLAIPLLLFQTDLRKIWHESGRMLAMFLLSAIGTVAGAIVAFMTLKDVIPGAEKVAAMMSGSYIGGTVNFAAMASKFEAPSELISSTVVADNLMMALYFFVLIAIPALAFFRKRYNAPHVAAVEAQTADGEAKTTAAAYWGRKEISLKDIALTVGAAFALVALSFTLASTFAEKIPFGEDVHILLNVAHSIFGDKYLMLTTITLIAVTCFPRFFANIRGAQEIGTYLIYFFFVVVGVPASISVIVQNAPLLFVFVFIMVALNMLFSFVFGKLFKFDLEEIILASNANIGGPTTAAAMAIAKGWTKLIVPTLLVGTLGYVIGNYIGSAVGFWVQSMMP, from the coding sequence ATGGAGACGTTGATTAAACCGGACGACACGTGGTTATTGTGGGCTTTTTTAGCCGTATGGGCGGGGGTAAGCATTTATTTAGAACAGACGTTTCAATGGGCAGCAAAAGTATCGGGGGCGATTATCGCACTCATCGGGGCGATGGTGCTCGCCAACCTTCACGTCATTCCAACGGATTCACCCGTGTATGACGCCGTATGGGCATACATCGTACCCCTCGCGATCCCGCTATTGTTGTTTCAAACCGACTTGCGCAAAATATGGCACGAAAGCGGTCGTATGCTCGCGATGTTTTTATTGAGTGCGATCGGTACCGTCGCTGGAGCGATCGTTGCCTTTATGACGCTAAAAGACGTCATTCCCGGAGCAGAAAAAGTTGCCGCGATGATGAGTGGCTCATACATCGGCGGTACGGTTAACTTTGCGGCGATGGCCAGTAAATTTGAGGCGCCAAGTGAACTTATCTCCTCGACTGTTGTCGCCGATAACCTCATGATGGCTCTCTACTTTTTCGTGCTCATCGCCATTCCGGCGCTCGCTTTCTTCCGTAAACGGTACAACGCGCCCCACGTTGCTGCGGTCGAAGCGCAGACGGCTGATGGGGAGGCAAAAACAACGGCCGCCGCTTACTGGGGCCGCAAAGAAATCTCTCTAAAAGACATTGCGCTCACTGTCGGTGCTGCTTTTGCGCTAGTCGCGCTCTCGTTCACGTTAGCCAGTACATTTGCTGAAAAGATTCCTTTCGGGGAAGACGTGCACATACTACTTAACGTTGCCCACAGCATTTTCGGAGACAAATATTTAATGTTGACGACGATCACGCTAATTGCCGTCACTTGTTTTCCGCGCTTCTTCGCCAACATTCGCGGCGCACAAGAAATTGGGACGTATTTGATTTACTTTTTCTTTGTCGTCGTCGGGGTACCGGCGTCCATCAGCGTCATCGTGCAAAATGCACCGCTCTTGTTCGTTTTCGTCTTCATTATGGTGGCCTTGAACATGTTGTTCTCGTTCGTTTTCGGGAAGTTGTTCAAATTTGACCTCGAAGAAATCATTTTAGCGAGTAACGCCAACATCGGCGGACCGACGACGGCAGCGGCGATGGCGATCGCCAAAGGGTGGACGAAACTGATCGTCCCGACACTGCTCGTCGGTACGCTCGGCTACGTCATCGGTAACTATATCGGCTCGGCTGTCGGCTTTTGGGTACAAAGCATGATGCCGTAA
- a CDS encoding tryptophan synthase subunit alpha, which yields MQQLKQSGQKGITYYLLANYPSHEACLRTIDELVAHGMAALELGLPAVDPFMDGEIIAGAHAQVMRNGYTDDDLIPLLAKVRARHPQLPIVLMGYDESFNQPFLRQHTALFDAILCPERPLLMEGTAHIPFVTAADDWQTVRQPSGFVYIGSSKEGTGKGIGSGFASTLQALRRVTGLPLYVGFGIKNAQHIQRVLQTGADGVVIGTELIKRVTEDTASRISWLRENARALKGTIV from the coding sequence TTGCAACAACTCAAGCAGAGTGGCCAGAAGGGAATTACCTATTATTTACTGGCCAATTATCCGTCCCACGAGGCGTGTTTGCGTACGATTGACGAGTTGGTGGCTCACGGGATGGCTGCGCTGGAACTCGGACTGCCTGCGGTAGATCCGTTTATGGACGGGGAAATCATTGCAGGCGCGCACGCACAAGTGATGCGGAACGGTTATACGGATGACGACTTAATCCCACTACTTGCGAAAGTACGCGCTCGCCATCCGCAACTGCCGATCGTGTTAATGGGTTATGACGAAAGTTTTAATCAACCGTTTTTGCGCCAGCACACGGCGTTGTTCGACGCGATTTTATGCCCGGAACGGCCACTGTTGATGGAAGGCACAGCGCACATTCCTTTTGTGACTGCGGCAGACGATTGGCAGACAGTGCGACAGCCGTCAGGGTTCGTGTACATCGGCTCGAGCAAGGAAGGCACGGGCAAGGGGATCGGTTCCGGCTTCGCCTCGACCTTACAGGCGTTGCGCCGCGTGACCGGCCTCCCATTGTACGTCGGTTTCGGCATAAAAAATGCACAGCACATTCAACGGGTGTTACAAACCGGTGCAGATGGCGTCGTGATCGGCACCGAGCTGATTAAACGGGTCACGGAAGATACAGCGTCGCGCATAAGCTGGCTACGAGAAAATGCGCGTGCACTTAAAGGGACTATAGTATAG